Proteins found in one Sorghum bicolor cultivar BTx623 chromosome 1, Sorghum_bicolor_NCBIv3, whole genome shotgun sequence genomic segment:
- the LOC8083654 gene encoding 60S ribosomal protein L18-3 — MGIDLVAGGRNKKTKRTAPKSDDVYLKLLVKLYRFLVRRTKSNFNAVILKRLFMSKTNRPPLSLRRLVNFMEGKENQIAVIVGTVTDDKRVYEVPAMKVAALRFTETARARIVNAGGECLTFDQLALRAPLGQNTVLLRGPKNAREAVKHFGPAPGVPHSHTKPYVRSKGRKFEKARGRRNSRGFKV; from the exons ATG GGTATCGACCTAGTCGCCGGCGGCCGGAACAAGAAGACCAAGCGCACCGCGCCCAAGTCCGACGATGTCtacctcaagctcctcgtcaaG CTGTACCGCTTCCTTGTTCGGAGGACCAAGAGCAACTTCAACGCTGTGATCCTGAAGCGGCTCTTCATGAGCAAGACCAACCGCCCGCCTCTCTCGCTCCGCCGCCTCGTCAACTTCATGGAGGGCAAG GAGAATCAGATTGCTGTGATAGTGGGCACCGTGACTGACGACAAGAGGGTCTATGAGGTACCAGCAATGAAGGTGGCTGCGCTCAGGTTCACTGAGACGGCCAGGGCCCGGATTGTGAATGCTGGTGGCGAGTGCCTCACCTTTGACCAGCTTGCGCTGCGTGCCCCGCTGGGCCAGAACACG GTTCTGCTGAGGGGACCTAAGAATGCTAGGGAAGCTGTGAAGCACTTTGGCCCTGCGCCTGGTGTGCCCCACAGCCACACGAAGCCATACGTGCGCTCCAAGGGCAGGAAGTTTGAGAAGGCAAGAGGAAGGAGGAACAGCAGAGGCTTCAAGGTCTAG